The following is a genomic window from Rutidosis leptorrhynchoides isolate AG116_Rl617_1_P2 chromosome 8, CSIRO_AGI_Rlap_v1, whole genome shotgun sequence.
attactatcattattattattattattattattattattattatcatccttaacctagtattactacaaattattacttttgcaaaacaaaagatatatatatatcacataaagtatactaataatacataaaattatgttttaactaatattattgatataacattgattaaatattaaataagtatcataaggtattataagtattaataaaattatatataggaataataattttaatacataacaaaatatataaacttaattgatttatattatatgagttaatatatatacaaatgatataggttcgtgaatccgaggtcaaccttgcattgttcaatttcgtcgtgtgcatatttttactacaaaatatcgtattatgagttcatttgattcccttttaccctttacatttttgggactgagaatacatacgctgtttttacaactgctttattaaatgcttttgaaatatattttgaactgccaatacatgaaatgcctttataaatgtttgacgagatagacacaagcaaaacattcctcgaatgatttattatgcagacagaagttctgcggattattattgaattatgtggacatgataattgccaccattgaattatgtggacatgataattgccaccgttgaattatgtggacatgataattgccaccgttgaattatgtggacatgataattgccaccgttgatatgaatgttatgtatcgagagaatgatttttatacacaggttatgtgtattagtttttgtgcacgagatatgtgtacggttactaagatttatgaaaaaatggattgcgtacacgagaaaggtgtactgtatttaaaagatatcgcatgtacattacaggtaggtgtaggattcgggcccatttgtaccatgcatcatttaaatcttgtggtctatcaaaatgatgaattttattgttttatgataaacttatgaactcaccaaccttttggttgacactttaaagcatgtttattctcaggtatgaaagaagtctttcgctgtgcatttgctcattttacatggagtcgttcatggcatatagaggtcagaacctcgcaatgggaccaactgttgaagacttcgtccagatggattaggacgggtcactacaattttaATGTTACttactagtaatattataataTACTTTTTATAAAAGGCAACGTAATGCGTGAGTTAGTTTGGCATGTATGCCCCCGCCCTTCAAACAATATGGTAGCCTTTCAACTCGTACTGCTCACACTCTCAGATCTTCTGCTTCTTGTTGTCATCTTTAACTCGTTGACTCGGTCGGATCCAAGTCATCGATAAGATAAGCAAATTGTTGTGTAGAGGAATCAAAATATCGACATAAGCCTAAGAGGCGAATCATACCATGTACTcaatgacatggaaaaatttagttAATTATTTCATCTATTTTTAAAAATTGTCAATCAAACTGAGACATTCGTAAATTAGTGGGAAATTTTTTTTGAGACGGACAAAGTATCTGACGTATTTTTAGTTAATTGAGAGATTAATGCCAATGCTATGGATTATTTCTACTACCGCAAGTGCGTGTGCATATATATCATACATATTGATGAAACTAAGGAGGTGTTTAAATTTCCGTTTTAAAAATTGATTATACAATTTAGATATTTATAATCAAATAATATGTTGTAGCAAAACGTGTTATACATTAACGATGTTTGGATTTGATTATACCGTTAGACAATACAATAATTTAATACTTTTGTAAGTGATTGGTCAATCATATTATTTGATAAATTAACAAACAATAAGGGAAAAAATATAAAGAATCGGATAATATAATAATTACGTTTTGTTACAATAAGAGATGACATGATTTTTCATTTTCACATTTTAAGTCTTTCAAATCACAATTCAGATGGGGAAATTTTTAGGTAAATGAGTTGAAATTAACTCCTTCAGTACCTATCAACCACCTGAGTCAAAAAAAGGAAATATTGATCAAGAGATTGAACAAACAGAGATCACATATGTAGTAGAGTTGTTGTTAAAAAATAGGGTTGTAATTGATAATCCGATtggttcttgaatcgtgtaatcactttctcgattaagtatttcgaccctacaagCCTTGGGTATCACGAAATCTTAATCGGGATAAGACAAGAACAAGATTTGATTCCACGCAAGAAAATTCAAATCAAAGCGTATTTGAGAATGTATTTTCTGTGTGAATTTTCGTATGAATGAATGCAAGTATGCCAAAACAGAGATTTGAATTCGGCAGTTAAAATTGAAGACACACAACCCTTCTATTTGGCAGGAAAACCTGTTATAAAACAAACACATTTTTTGGCGGGAAAACGGTTGGAGGCACCGTTTCAATATAGATTACAATGCCTTTTCGATTGaaccaggggcgctgccccttggaccctgccAGGGGCACTGCCCCTTGGATCCCGCAAGGGGGCACCTTTACCCCCGTTATATTCGCGACAGTGTCTAGTCAACTCCTACGGACGTGTACTCCACACTTTCCGCACCCGTTGTTAAGTATAACTAGTTCACTCTTGGTTTCACATAAATCCTAATTAACCAAAATGAtgtatgacactaaaatcaccaatagTAGTTGTAATGCAATGCAAATACCGCAAGGTGACAACAAAAGCTACCTAGTAGTGCAAAGGGTACTTAAGTCTACGAGAACATGGTAATGGCAAAGGGGAAAGAATTGCTGCTACATATTTTCTTCTTTGTTTCTTTGTttgtataataaataaaataaaactaataattgcCCGCCTTGTAGTATACAACAACACTGTACATATGATAGTCCCCCATTCATTACATTACATTAGATTACAACTTGAATTGAATCACTAACTTCTTCTACtacattaattattttattagtcttgttattatttattatgccAATACAAGCTCTCCTTCCTCTTGTTGTTGTAGTTCTTCAACACCTATAACTCCTTGCCCTTGTTCTTGGTACGGAACCAGAATTCGCTTTATTTCTTCTGCATTTAGGGTCTCATATTCCAATAGCGCATTTGCCAATGCGTGCAATGCCTTCTCGTGCTGCAAAAAAAACCCAAAGTTTTATGTTACAGTTGAAAACAATATCTCACTAATAGGATTGGCTGGCACTAATAACAAACAGGTCAATACAGATTATAATTTGACCAACTGCCTCAAGTTAGGATGACAAGGAAATACTTTTTTCCAGTTTTATTAGTTATTATATTCTTGTATATAACATAACTATTTTGCTAACAATAATTTACAAAGACTCGATTAATAATGttctttatttaaaatataaaaaaattaggaGGCTTTACGCATTTGGTTACAATTCAGACAGCTTTTACGCCAATTTAACCCGTTTACCAAAACACCTAGCTTAACCCATTTGACCCGTTAAAAAGTAAGAATAAATTAAAATCACCATGCTTGTAGATGAACACGTAAATATTGCCAGCCCTACTACAATCTGTAATGACCATTTATGAAGAAACAAAAATACAAACCTTCTTCAGCAAGGACTTCACACGTTCGTACGCGTCTTTTAGGAGTTTAACAACCTGAAAAATCAATTGGAAGTTAAGTAGCATAAGTAATTTCCTCCATCAAATCAAATACATGCTTTAGATTAAAGAAACATACCTCAGCATCAATACGTGATTGCATCTCGGAGCCCGGTCGTTCCTTTATATGAACTGGCCCGATCACGTCACTCATACCGCAAGATGATACCTTTCATAAAGTACAACGAATACAATAAACTTAAGTGCATAACAACATAACATGATGAATAAACAAACTGACTCTAAGATGAATGAAATACTAGTACCATATATTGAGCAAGTTCTGTTGCAGACTGAAGATCACTGCTAGCACCCGTAGTAATATGGTCACGGCCAAAAATAAGCTCTTCAGCAACTCGGCCGCCCATACAAACATCAAGCCGTGCCAATAATTGTTTCTTGCTTATGGATGTCTCATCGTTAGACGGCAACTGTGTCACCATTCCCAAAGCAGATCCACGTGGCATGATGGTTGCCTTGTGAATTGGATGGGCGCCATCCGTATTCAACGCAACTATTGCATGACCACTCTCGTGATACGCAGTCAACTGAAACGTATACACATTACTCCTCCACATGTCAAAATAAAAGCCGACAGTTGAAATATACTATTGTAACGACAAAGTACACACCTTTTTGGAATCTTCAGATAGAAACATAGTTTTGCGCTCCGTACCCATAATAATCCTGTCCTTGGCAAACTCCAATTGTGATGCATTTAATTTTTCAGCACCTTCAACAGCAGCCTTAATTGCGGCTACATTGACTAAATTTGCCAAATCTGTTGCAAAATACTTGTTAAAAGGATCTAGCATAAAACTTGTCCATGCAGGTGACTGATAAAAACTCGACAGTAGGTGGGGTCaagattattatttaattattaaataaaaaaatagcaTACCGGCACCATTGAAGCCTGGTGTACCACGTGCAATGGCCTTCACATCAACATCGTCAGCAAGTGGTTTATCTTGTAAATACAAATCCAGAATCTCTTGACGACCCCGCACATCTGGATTTTGAACAACAatctagaaagaaagaaaaaaagatccATTGATATTATTAGTAACTTTAAAACGATGGAGCATGAAAGGTGAAAGCAATATAAGAATAGTTGTTTATAAAGAGATTCACTTAATGAACTTACATGTCTATCAAATCTACCGGGTCTTGTTAAAGCTGGATCAAGAATATCAGGCAAGTTTGTTGCAGCCATCAAAATTATGCCCTGTATTAAAAATAAAATCATATATTTAAAATTGAAGAGGCGGGAATAAACATATCAAGAGATGACGTTGAGTTTGTTGTGTGTACCTCATTCTGTTCAAACCCGTCCATTTCGACAAGTAGTTGATGTAATGTTTTCTTTGTATGACCTTCCCATTGCTTTCGAGTCGATCCAACTGCATCTATTTCATCAATGAAAATGATGCATGGAGCCTAAGAAAACACCAAACCATTAGCTATAAATAGCCAATTTAACCTCATAATATGTTTGCTCTGAATATCTAGAAGTtacattataaataaataaataatgtttGATCTGATTAAAGCCAAAATATAGTTATGAGCATCAAACAAACATGCTGAATTCAAATAACAGattagaaagaaaagaaaaaaacaaCGAACCTTCTTCTTTGCTGCTTGAAACAAGGATCTTACTCTTCGAGCACCAACACCAACAAACCTGAGACGGAAAGAAAAAAAACATGTTAGTACTCTCACTATATCATATGACCATCTTTAAGAGCAAGATTACTACATCGTTATGATACAAGTGCTCGTGAAAATTTGTTATACTAGACACCAGATTTCAAATTCCAAAGAACGAGAAAGTGATTTGATGTACATCACACTAACCATGCAACGATTACACAAGCATGCAGATTACAACAGGTACATTAAGTGAGCAATTTGAACACGATAAAATTGAAGGCAGGCCCGCACAAGAAATTCATAGACAGCATTATGTTGATGAcagattggaaaaaaaaaaaaacttacatttCCTCAAATTCTGAACCTGCTCTGTAGAAAAAAGGGACGCCAGCTTCTCCAGCAATTGCCTTCAACCACATTTTAACACAAACATAATATAAAATGTCTATTTGCTTACTTTCAAACTAGTACCATATATAGCTATCCGATAAGTACTTAATGAGCACTGTAACAGTATCAAAGGAGTAGATGAATTTCACAAACGCAAACATAACAGACCGTGGTTTAAAAAAATATATGATTGCACTTAGTTGCACTACCAAAGATCCAGAGTGAATTCATATATTCGATAATGCTCAATTTATACGATATAATTTACAACTGACCTTGGCAAGTAAAGTTTTTCCAGTTCCAGGGGCACCAGTCAAAAGTATACCCTGCAATATAATCCAATCCAGCAGACTTCTTATGAGTAAAACcatagaatataatatatataatatattaatataatacatCAACAAAAGATGCAGAGAAAGCAGAATAATGTAGTTAAccatatcacacacacacacatatcatagATACAATATAGTAAGTACAAACCTTTGGTAACTTCCCGCCAAGTCGAGTGAACTTCCCTGGATTTTTAAGGTACTCCACAACTTCCTCAAGCTCTTGTTTGGCATCATCACACCCTTTAACATCCTTAAATGTTTTTACATTCTGCACACAATCATTTCAAACACAAAGATTAAACACTAGTAGTTAGCTTACAAGACACATTACAGAATTGATTCATATAAGTACTATATGTAACTATAACTTCACTAGTTCACTAGATATGTGGAGCATAAGATAATTGAAAAAATAAATATTATGTGTTACCTTCTCGGGTGCAATCTCTTTATTTGAATCTTTTGGGGTGTACGAAGAACTTGAGCCAACACCAGAAGCTCCTATACCGCCTAAACCACCAATATACTTTTGAAGTGCAGCAGCACCCATTACCCTGAACATACGATTGCATAAACCATATTTATTATACTAGTAGTCAATATTTTTAGCAGTTAGGGAAGATCAAACGCTCAAACATACTTTGGGTGACTTGTAAGCCACTCACTATAAAATATACTTTGGGCATGTTCTTTTACCCACTTGACCCACTATAAACAAATTATAACCCACATCGACCTACCTTCACTTAAATGGGGTAATATAACCCGCAACGACAACATTAGGTCTACATCCTCTCACTACTCTCTATCATCCTTCTAGCATCTAAAAGGGAATAAATATAAATGGCATTTCTAAATAAAATCCATACCACATTAAGCCAATCGCAACAGTAAATAAGATCGTTGAGATAAGCTCCTGTGCAAAACGTGACGACCTACTTGACACTTTCGGATCAACCTACAAACAACAATAAATGATAAAGTCAAACAAACAAGAACCAACAATCCTCTTTATGAAGAGAGTACAAGGATAACTGACCTACGACTTCCAAACGTGATTTTGCTATAATATAGATGTCAAAAGTAAAGTTAGCACGAAACTCACCATCATTACATGCAATGGCTGCCTCTCAGATATGCCAGGATTTAGAAAAGACTCGTCCAAATTTCCCGAGGCACGTTGCTGCAATTCTTGTAACTGAAAGTAGATTGTAATACACAGGTTAATAGACAGACACCAGATATACTCAAAGACTTcacgattattaaaaaaaaaaataaaaaataaaaaaaaaataaaaaaaataaagaacgtTAGTATCTACCAATGCAGGAAGAGCAGAAGGCTTTCCAGATTGTTCATCAGGAAGATATTCAGCAATGGCATTAGTGGCTACTAAAGCTCGAATATATTCTGCAACTCCTTTACTGTCTACTGCATATTGCCTTTCCTCAAAACGCCTTATCACAGACTCCGGACTGAAAATTATAACGATAGTAACAATATGAAGATTGAAGATAGAAAGCTACATAATTTATCACTAACTGCTGGTCCAGAAGCTTTGTAACTTACCAACAATGGGAAAGTGTATCCATTCACATACAACTTTCAAAAGCTACTAGGTATCTTTCTCTAAGTTTAGTATCAAGGTAAGAAAGTTAGTTATCTCTGCAGCTAGGTCCCTTATGGTCAAGTAGAAAATTAATGGATTGAAAAACCAATTATATTATTTAATTCTGAATAATCACTTTCAAATCATACATCCATAAAATAAATCCCACTATACAATCTATATCAGACCCACAAACGGCATGTAACACATATGTACTCAATTAACTACCCACATATTCAAATCAATGAAGAAACAATTTTCAAACTTTTTATGCACCTGTGTTTATTAAGCTCGACAAATAAAGCAGTCTGTTTAGCAGCATCCTTTGGATTCAAGTCTGCTTCTGAAATCAACAACTCTAACTTCTTTTCTTGCCGCCAAAAAGGCCACCAACTAAACCAATCTGATAATAACATTTTCTCAAACCCAATTTTAATCCTTGTAAAAAATCCTATCAAAAACACAAATAAGGGTAATTTCTCTTTTTCTTTCCCTACTCCATCTTCAACTGCATTTATTTCACTACTAGAAACCTTATCTTCTCGAAAGTCAACAACTTTAGACTCTGTTTCGGGTACAAGATTGTCATTATCATTACTCGAAGAAACTAGATCCGAATTCAAATCGACATTATCTTGATGCAATGCGAATAAAGGTTGAAACTTTCTACAATTACTTGTTAGAGAAAAAGAACCCAAATTGATAGAATTATAATAACGTTGAAATTGAAGGCATCTTGAGTTAGGGTATTGATGATTGGAAATTATTAGAGGTTTACCAATGAGAAAAGCTTGAAGAGCAGACATCTggctgcaattttaattttaattagggTTTATGAAAGGAAGTTTATTGATGAAAACCCAAATCAGTACTCGTATTAGAAAATCTTTATTTATGGATAAAAGTTAGCCACACAACaagttgaaaaaataaaaataaaaaaaggaaaaataaaaataaataggaCGATTAGGATTTCGGTGAGAAGAAAACCTTATCTCCCAGAAGACGACTGATATTGGCGCTCTCTGTTTTTTTCTCGTTTTCATTTTGCATTTATAAAAActtagtttatatttatatatataaatatataaatatataatttatttatatttatatttatatttatatttatatttatatttatatttatatttatatttatatttatttatttattgtattctAATTTAATACTGGCACACAGTACAATATTTCTTGATTCACATTTGGGAAAAGAATACGTGCTCAGAAGAGCCTTCTTGTTTGCTCATTTTATTGTTTGGTAAATACTGCAGCATTCATGGTAACAAACAATTAACTAATTATtaattatctatctatctatatctatatctatatctatctatatctatctatctatatctatatctatctattctatatctatacttctatatctatctatatctatatctatagctATCTATACTTCTATATCTATACTTCTAtacttctatctatctatctatctatctatctatatctatactatacattaaaagaaaagactaaTTGAGAGATATTAAACGTTCAACTTTTAATCTAGACCATTGATTTCAATTAAAGACAACCATTACCCTTACTTCAACACCATTGGATCTAATTATAAGCTTATAACTCTTTTCAATACCCACTTTTCCCTAATTACCCTTATCTAATCGCGCGCAAGAGGAATGCAACCAAAACACAATTCAGTCGACACACACACAAAAAATTAGGGCAAAACACTGAACACTCTCTATCATCAATTGCTTGCCGATCCAGTTGCCTCTGTACAATAGCCTAACTAATAATCCTCTCAAATCAATTTCTTCAATTCTCTTAGGGTTCTTTAGTGCCGCAACCCGCAAATTCGCAGACATTTGGTGAAAGAAGTAATTTGGATGGTGGATATATCATTTCTCATCAAACTTAGACGGCTGATAACTCTAACTCTGAAATGAAGTCAAATTGTACACTTTTTGATGAAAAATTATGTTTTTGACTATAATGTGGCAAAGTCAATATATGACCTTCATTAATCCAAtatgtctttttttttttcttGTGCCAAATATTTATAGGGTAATGtgataaaatattattaaaaattgtgtagaaataataaattataataaaatatatatatttattaaatcattTATCTGTTCGATATGATCTCATGCCCCATGTTGTTTTCGTTGAATACGAGACTAACGCCAGAAATTGACACCGGGTTAATCATCGTCATTTTTCGTCAAAGATGCCAGCATGAAAAACGCCATGGATGTAACGCTTAGATTAATTGTTttgtttatataaaatataaaaagggGAGAAGATGCCATTTTAACGTAGAGGGACAAATGGAATGACAAAACAACTCATTGAGCTGCACATGATCAGTTCAAACGGATTAAATTAACGCTTGTCAGCTTCAGTGACTAAACGTGTAACATTTCGAAACCACGGTAACTATTTTTGTGAAAAAAACTATAGCGACTAAACTTGCAAAATTTGACAAACCACATGACAATTCGTGTAATTAAAGTCTattaaataaataatgattaacttGTGgaagtgattgtggaagtattaaATAGCTAGAAAGTTGAAGGGTGAGATTGCAAATATCTGATTTCTGTCAAGGGTTCAACATCGGCAAGCAACCACAAAAGAAGAAGAGATCTTTCAACGAGCAAAGTCCCACCAACGACAACCTGTTAGATCTGAATCCCATCTGGTGCGTGCCCTTATCAATCTCCAATCACGCCCTATACTACTTTATGTTTTAATTATAAATTCTGTTATTTAGGTTTTTGTTTCATATGATTTTATATTTACATCGAAATTATTCGTTTTAGGTAACAATTTTACATCTCATACTCGTTCTATATATTAATTTCCTTAACGCTACTTAGTATCGCAAATATCGATTTTAGGTTTTCGTTtttatacttttttttttataaattaattaatgcTATTCTATGCTAAAATTGACTGtaattatctatctatctatctatctatctatctatctatctatctatctatctatctattgttAGTTTTGTATCAGCGCAAGGTCTGCACTTCTTTAAATTGGATACAGAAAGCACCAAAAAGGATCTTCGAACAGATTGTTAGGTATTGAAACTAATTATTTACATATTATGTTCATTTCCTCTCATACTTCCAGCTAATTTAGATTTCGATAGTGATTGATttgataaagttttttttttttttttttttttttatagtctATGTTGTAGTGAAGCTGGTGCATGTGTAAAAATTGGATTAGAAACTGATTATTAGTTTATAAAAACGTTCATTTTGTTTCAGAATTTCTGTTATACGATTGAATCTACAAGCAGACAATAAAGTTGATGATCGCATCGTAGCTTTCATTAAAATATGTCTTCGGCTCAAGATCCATTTTACATTGTAAAGGACGAGATTCAGGATTCTGTAAGTTGTATCTATTTAACTGTAAGATGCAAGAGTAGTTTTTTTAAGCTGAAATAGCATGGTTGCTAATATAACATGATCTTTATGTTAATGGTGCTTTTATTATtgtttaatatatagtttaaaagcAGTCTTGTCTCTCTGTGAATTGGTTTAATATCGAGCTTAGTGGTGATCTGATTATTTGTATGATTTATTTATTTCTCTTCTAGATTGATAAGCTGCAGGCTACCTTTCATCAATGGGAACACATCCCCGTTGCCAGTGCTGAGCAATCTAGACTCACAAAGCAAATCCTTTCTAATTGTGAGAGCATTGAATGGCAGGTATGTAACTGAATACAATAATGCAAATGAAGTTTAATGTGCCATGAAACTCAATTGTGGTTTAGTATCAAAGATGGCATGCAAATCTTGCTGCTGTGAACACATGGGGCAATTAACAGAATTGCAGTGGTCATCCCTGTAACATTGTTAGACTTGTGTTACTTACACAGTTACTTTAGTATTCTGATTGTTAATAATCTATATAGTAGGTAAGTATTTGCCATGTTCTATGACCTGTATGGTTGTGCCATGTTCTATATAAATTTGGAACAATATTAGGTAGTTATCTGTCTTGGTTCTGAACATAAGTTTTTCTGATAGGGAAGGTGGATGAGCTGGAGAAGGCTATTTCTGTAGCATCTAGAGACCCTTCTATGTATGGCATAAACGAAGTAGAGCTTGAAAAGCGGAGAAAATGGACTGGGACTGCTCGGGCTCAGGTAAAAACCCCCCTCtctctttttttcttcttttttgggTTGTTGCAATTTCTTATTTCCTGTTATATTACATTTTGATTTTGATATATTGATGATATATTGAATATTAATATGTATTGATATACCCTATCAGGTTGCCAATCTTAAGAAATATGTGACTGGAAAAGATTCCACTCGCTCAAGCACTTCAAACTTTGGTGGGATGCGTCAAGAACTCATGCGTATGCCAAAGACTCATCAGCAGGATAAGACGGGTTCATACATCGCTAAAGATAATGATGATTTCATTTCTTCGGAATCAGACACACAGATGCTTCTCATTAGGTAGAGTTGTATATCTTTTCTCTTATATTATTAATTCAGCAACAACTGATACTTATTTTAATAAGAATGATTTATTAAATGAACTAAAGAAAAAATGGTGAGAATAGAAGTATTGGCAGGTCCAGCTCGACGTGACCCGTCATAATacgcctatttttattttatttttcttttcatttAAAGACGCAATTTAAGCTGCATAACATGTCTATGGGTCATCTGCAAAATAAATGATTATTACTTCTTTCAGGCAACAAGATGAAGAGCTGGATGAATTAAGTGCAAGTGTGGAAAGGATCGGATCTGTTGGGCTTACTATACACGACGAGCTCATTGCACAGGTCCATTATGTTTATGCATTGAGATCATTTGAATCTATCTATATCCTtgtattaataatgaattattattcGTTCACACATCACtacaaactaaaatgttaatacATTGGTATCGTTGCAGGAAAAAGTTATAGAAGAATTGGGTTCTGAGATGGACAGTACATCTAATCGTCTTGATTTTGTTCAGGTGGGTCTCCTCTTATACCTATTGTAACAACAGACCTAAACATCCATTTCACACTTGACATATTTAACAGTTTGATTAATGTTGTTTGAATTGAATGGCTGCAGAAAAAAGTGGCTGTGGTTATGAAGAAGGCCAGTGCCAAGGGCCAGATGATGATGATCTTATTTTTGGTTGTCTTGTTCATCATCTTATTTGTTTTGGTTTTTTTCACCTAGACTACTAGAGGTTAGATATCAACTCCCCGTGAGCTATTTTTATAGAAATATATCAGTTCAAGAATAAAGTATGGTTTTACGGAGTACGTTGTGTTTTCATTAGACCTTTAGTCCGCCGACATTCCTGTCTGACATTGTAAACTGAACAAATTATGAGTGCTTGTGCTTATTGTGTCGTTGGTGCACATTTTCAATTCTTGAAATCGGATTTTTGAAGTTTCATATTTTGTAAAGAAATACATATATGAAGTGGTTGTTAATGTTAGATATGGAAGTAATTCATGTCCTAGTACTCCATAATCACCTTAATTGCCCTGTGCTATATTGTTGGAGAATGACACTTGTTGTGTCTTAATGTCAACGATCATTGTTTATGACTTGTGTCTTCCCCTCTGGAAATAAACGAGCCAACCATGATTAAATATTCGAAACAATGCTATTAATATTAATGACTAATTTTCATTGAACAAGGTGAGACCTAAAATATTTTGCTCTGCTGCTTGAACAATTCGTTTGATCTACAGTCCCAAATTATAGCTATCCATCTATCCATGGAGTATGTATCTGAACAGAGTTGTCCTAGCAAGGACCCAAAAAGTGGAAAACGAAATTGACCAAACTTGATCATAAATTGTGG
Proteins encoded in this region:
- the LOC139862729 gene encoding ATP-dependent zinc metalloprotease FTSH 11, chloroplastic/mitochondrial; the protein is MSALQAFLIGKPLIISNHQYPNSRCLQFQRYYNSINLGSFSLTSNCRKFQPLFALHQDNVDLNSDLVSSSNDNDNLVPETESKVVDFREDKVSSSEINAVEDGVGKEKEKLPLFVFLIGFFTRIKIGFEKMLLSDWFSWWPFWRQEKKLELLISEADLNPKDAAKQTALFVELNKHSPESVIRRFEERQYAVDSKGVAEYIRALVATNAIAEYLPDEQSGKPSALPALLQELQQRASGNLDESFLNPGISERQPLHVMMVDPKVSSRSSRFAQELISTILFTVAIGLMWVMGAAALQKYIGGLGGIGASGVGSSSSYTPKDSNKEIAPEKNVKTFKDVKGCDDAKQELEEVVEYLKNPGKFTRLGGKLPKGILLTGAPGTGKTLLAKAIAGEAGVPFFYRAGSEFEEMFVGVGARRVRSLFQAAKKKAPCIIFIDEIDAVGSTRKQWEGHTKKTLHQLLVEMDGFEQNEGIILMAATNLPDILDPALTRPGRFDRHIVVQNPDVRGRQEILDLYLQDKPLADDVDVKAIARGTPGFNGADLANLVNVAAIKAAVEGAEKLNASQLEFAKDRIIMGTERKTMFLSEDSKKLTAYHESGHAIVALNTDGAHPIHKATIMPRGSALGMVTQLPSNDETSISKKQLLARLDVCMGGRVAEELIFGRDHITTGASSDLQSATELAQYMVSSCGMSDVIGPVHIKERPGSEMQSRIDAEVVKLLKDAYERVKSLLKKHEKALHALANALLEYETLNAEEIKRILVPYQEQGQGVIGVEELQQQEEGELVLA
- the LOC139862730 gene encoding syntaxin-61 isoform X1 produces the protein MSSAQDPFYIVKDEIQDSIDKLQATFHQWEHIPVASAEQSRLTKQILSNCESIEWQVDELEKAISVASRDPSMYGINEVELEKRRKWTGTARAQVANLKKYVTGKDSTRSSTSNFGGMRQELMRMPKTHQQDKTGSYIAKDNDDFISSESDTQMLLIRQQDEELDELSASVERIGSVGLTIHDELIAQEKVIEELGSEMDSTSNRLDFVQKKVAVVMKKASAKGQMMMILFLVVLFIILFVLVFFT
- the LOC139862730 gene encoding syntaxin-61 isoform X2, producing MAGKVDELEKAISVASRDPSMYGINEVELEKRRKWTGTARAQVANLKKYVTGKDSTRSSTSNFGGMRQELMRMPKTHQQDKTGSYIAKDNDDFISSESDTQMLLIRQQDEELDELSASVERIGSVGLTIHDELIAQEKVIEELGSEMDSTSNRLDFVQKKVAVVMKKASAKGQMMMILFLVVLFIILFVLVFFT